A genomic region of Pseudoalteromonas piscicida contains the following coding sequences:
- a CDS encoding GrxA family glutaredoxin, whose protein sequence is MFTVIFGREGCPFCVRAKEVAERLTQERDDFNFRYVDIIKEGVSKADLEKSAGKPCPTVPQIFIDQDHIGGFTEFEAYAKANLGLYQ, encoded by the coding sequence ATGTTTACTGTTATTTTTGGTCGTGAAGGTTGCCCGTTTTGTGTTCGTGCAAAAGAAGTGGCTGAGCGTTTAACGCAAGAGCGCGATGACTTCAATTTTCGCTATGTTGACATTATCAAGGAAGGCGTAAGCAAAGCCGATCTTGAAAAGTCAGCGGGTAAACCTTGCCCTACCGTACCACAGATTTTTATCGACCAAGATCACATTGGCGGCTTTACTGAATTTGAAGCCTATGCAAAAGCAAATTTAGGCCTTTACCAGTAA
- a CDS encoding helicase-related protein has translation MSLPIESLQPQFTQTLNEQNAIVVCATTGSGKSTQLPLWASQHGRVLVIEPRRIACTSLAEYVAAQSGSPLGEKVGFAIRFEGKFSPDTQVVYVTPGVALRWFFESKLAEFSAVMLDEFHERRWDMDLLLALLRQAQSHKLIVTSATLNSQKLASYLDAPILESEGFIYPVEECFHASDPRTMPQKEQLDTRVFAACQYALEHCQGDILVFLPGKAEIQASLAKVKTLPATIVGLYSGCSPEAQRIVLTAQSTRRIILATNVAETSLTIPNVTCVIDSGLERRTHLRLGKTVLGLDAIARDSAKQRLGRAGRTQPGLCIRLYGQYAPLIDSTPPEIQRESLAELVLAAGCATTGVSSIDFIDPLPESSLNKAKQQLITLEAIDEQNIATPFGKLLYPLPVDFEFGYVIHKLTSNTLRQAAIDLISLLSVPARVYQLPNDVERLTRLNNRFTRGSDIEIAIAVVRGQTEELIDITPEALTEAQQFSTQLREAFALPPLDKAASFDHDKLVIELAKLMPHWVYINKQNRRNGFNNGLAEVIPSNHTRVPEQAEALLVLDTFSLASKGIKQAKTLAMCNALLTKKQLLEMGLGSQTLRSAYIDNDELWGEFITHYSDEVLGQQTKRLDNPKDVVYALVFLIQNNTLFSGLAKQVEASIEQTALFYQFYECSELVPTLDSFLSEKLTALGIESYDDVELISEQDLLFNEVETWKLTPFVEKFPLTWSIPELTMEVSYNFKGKRIEITYISGTRKEAPKRWELPAWSGFKIRYRKASKVVDVS, from the coding sequence ATGTCTTTACCCATTGAATCTTTACAGCCTCAGTTTACTCAAACACTAAACGAACAAAATGCGATTGTGGTATGTGCCACAACAGGCTCAGGCAAATCGACCCAACTTCCGCTTTGGGCCTCACAACATGGCAGAGTATTAGTCATTGAGCCTCGGCGTATTGCTTGTACCTCTTTAGCTGAATATGTTGCGGCTCAAAGTGGCTCACCGCTTGGTGAAAAGGTGGGCTTTGCTATTCGGTTTGAGGGGAAGTTTTCACCAGACACTCAGGTAGTTTATGTGACGCCTGGTGTAGCACTAAGATGGTTTTTTGAGAGCAAACTTGCAGAATTCAGCGCCGTTATGTTGGATGAGTTTCATGAAAGACGCTGGGACATGGACTTATTATTAGCGCTCTTAAGGCAGGCTCAATCACACAAACTAATTGTTACCTCGGCGACGTTAAACAGCCAAAAATTAGCCTCTTATTTAGACGCCCCGATCTTAGAGTCAGAAGGGTTCATTTACCCCGTTGAAGAGTGTTTTCACGCCTCTGATCCAAGAACTATGCCCCAGAAAGAGCAACTCGATACTCGCGTTTTTGCAGCTTGCCAATACGCATTGGAACATTGCCAAGGCGATATTTTAGTCTTTTTACCTGGCAAGGCCGAGATCCAAGCAAGCTTAGCTAAAGTAAAAACGCTGCCAGCGACTATCGTTGGTTTATATAGTGGCTGCAGTCCAGAAGCTCAGCGCATTGTATTAACCGCACAAAGTACACGTCGAATTATTCTCGCAACCAATGTTGCCGAAACCTCGCTCACTATTCCCAATGTCACTTGCGTGATTGACTCAGGGCTTGAGCGTCGTACTCATTTACGCCTTGGAAAAACCGTATTAGGCTTAGATGCGATTGCAAGAGATTCGGCAAAGCAACGTCTAGGACGTGCAGGACGCACGCAACCGGGACTATGTATCCGGTTATATGGCCAGTATGCGCCTTTGATAGACAGCACCCCGCCTGAGATCCAAAGAGAATCATTGGCAGAACTCGTGCTTGCGGCGGGCTGTGCAACAACAGGCGTCTCGTCTATTGATTTTATCGACCCACTCCCAGAAAGCTCACTAAATAAAGCTAAACAACAGCTAATTACATTAGAAGCCATTGATGAACAAAATATAGCAACTCCGTTTGGCAAGCTGCTGTACCCGCTGCCCGTCGATTTTGAGTTTGGTTATGTGATCCATAAACTGACCTCAAACACGCTACGCCAAGCGGCTATTGACCTAATTTCGCTACTGTCTGTACCAGCACGAGTCTACCAGCTACCGAATGATGTGGAGCGCTTAACAAGATTAAATAACCGATTTACTCGAGGCTCAGATATAGAAATCGCTATCGCGGTGGTGAGAGGACAAACTGAAGAATTAATTGATATTACGCCTGAGGCGCTCACAGAAGCACAGCAATTTAGCACGCAATTGCGTGAAGCATTTGCACTACCTCCTTTGGATAAAGCAGCCAGTTTTGATCATGACAAACTGGTCATTGAGTTAGCTAAGCTAATGCCACATTGGGTTTATATCAATAAGCAAAACCGTCGTAATGGTTTTAATAATGGCTTAGCTGAAGTCATACCTTCAAACCATACTCGCGTACCGGAACAGGCAGAAGCATTACTGGTATTAGATACTTTTTCACTCGCAAGTAAAGGTATCAAGCAAGCCAAGACACTCGCGATGTGTAATGCGCTACTAACGAAAAAGCAATTACTTGAAATGGGCCTCGGCAGCCAAACATTACGCTCAGCCTATATTGATAATGATGAGCTTTGGGGTGAGTTTATTACACATTACAGTGACGAGGTTTTAGGCCAACAAACTAAGCGCCTTGATAACCCCAAGGATGTTGTTTATGCCTTAGTATTTCTTATCCAAAATAATACGCTGTTTTCAGGTTTGGCCAAGCAAGTAGAAGCCAGTATTGAGCAGACTGCATTATTCTATCAATTCTACGAATGCAGTGAACTTGTGCCCACACTCGACTCGTTTTTAAGTGAGAAGCTAACGGCGCTTGGTATAGAAAGCTATGACGATGTAGAGCTAATCAGCGAACAAGACTTGCTATTCAATGAAGTTGAAACGTGGAAGTTAACACCATTTGTTGAAAAGTTCCCGCTAACCTGGTCAATTCCAGAGCTGACTATGGAAGTAAGCTATAACTTTAAAGGGAAAAGAATCGAAATTACTTATATCAGCGGTACAAGGAAAGAGGCACCAAAGAGGTGGGAACTGCCAGCCTGGAGTGGCTTCAAAATACGCTACCGTAAAGCGAGTAAAGTGGTCGATGTAAGTTAG
- a CDS encoding peptidylprolyl isomerase, with the protein MPKACAYHILVKTEKECLDIKAKLAKGADFGKLAKQHSLCPSKKRGGDLGEFNKGDMVKAFDDVVFKKPLFEVHGPVKTKFGFHLIKTVYRS; encoded by the coding sequence ATGCCTAAAGCGTGCGCCTATCATATTTTAGTAAAAACCGAAAAAGAGTGTTTAGACATCAAAGCCAAACTAGCCAAAGGTGCTGACTTTGGCAAATTGGCTAAACAACATTCCCTTTGTCCTTCAAAAAAGCGCGGTGGCGACCTTGGTGAGTTCAATAAAGGGGATATGGTGAAGGCCTTTGACGATGTGGTATTCAAAAAGCCGTTATTTGAAGTGCACGGCCCTGTGAAAACCAAGTTCGGCTTCCACTTGATCAAAACCGTCTATCGGAGTTAA
- a CDS encoding DEAD/DEAH box helicase, whose translation MSEPVTFESLDLSPAILKAVEELGYKTPSEIQAQCIPLLLERKDVLGLAQTGTGKTAAFALPLLNQVDASVKQPQTLVLTPTRELAIQVAEAFQQYAKYTKGVEVLALYGGQSYGIQLSALRRGAQIIVATPGRLIDHINRKTIDLSGLNALVLDEADEMLRMGFIDDVESIMEKTPEEKQTCLFSATMPKQIQSICNKYLDNAEQVKITPRNSTVSTIEQVYWRATAHKNKAIVRFLEAEDYDGAIVFVRTRNDTVQLAELLEREGFSAAPLNGDMNQQARERTVDRLKSGLLDIVIATDVAARGLDVERLSLVVNYDIPQDCEAYVHRIGRTGRAGRQGKAILFVKNNERYLLKNIMRHTRSDIAQVELPSAKVVEEKRIGALETKISTALEHKDIEFFSKVASGLAQKLELSQEDLAAALLCLAQQQTPLKVEDIQIQQRERRERDDRRGERRERDGSRGERGERGERKSRSRDRASGPMDTYRIEVGRDHGVQVKNIVGAIANEADISSKFIGEIRLFNEHSTVQLPQNMPSDVLSHFKSVHICQRPMNMTKSTHPADQGQGRGEEQRDRKRSFKDPRSGGGDKRRPEGQRREKRERKEISFS comes from the coding sequence ATGTCAGAACCAGTTACGTTTGAATCTTTAGACCTTTCTCCTGCAATCTTAAAAGCAGTCGAAGAGCTGGGATATAAAACACCTTCTGAGATCCAAGCTCAATGTATACCGTTATTGCTAGAAAGAAAAGACGTACTGGGACTAGCGCAGACGGGTACAGGTAAAACGGCAGCATTTGCACTGCCATTGTTAAACCAAGTAGACGCATCCGTTAAACAACCGCAAACTCTTGTGCTTACGCCAACGCGTGAGCTAGCTATTCAAGTTGCTGAAGCATTTCAGCAATATGCTAAATATACTAAAGGCGTTGAAGTACTAGCGCTTTATGGTGGTCAAAGCTACGGCATTCAGCTAAGTGCTCTACGCCGTGGTGCCCAAATTATTGTGGCAACACCAGGTCGTTTGATTGACCACATCAACCGCAAGACGATTGACCTTTCTGGTCTAAACGCACTTGTACTTGATGAAGCAGATGAAATGCTACGCATGGGCTTTATCGATGATGTTGAAAGCATCATGGAGAAAACACCGGAAGAGAAGCAAACTTGTTTGTTCTCTGCGACTATGCCTAAGCAGATCCAATCAATCTGTAATAAGTATTTAGACAACGCTGAACAAGTTAAGATCACACCGCGTAACTCTACAGTATCTACGATCGAGCAAGTTTACTGGCGTGCAACTGCACACAAAAACAAAGCGATCGTACGTTTCTTAGAAGCGGAAGATTACGACGGTGCTATCGTGTTCGTACGTACACGTAATGACACTGTTCAGCTTGCAGAGCTACTAGAGCGTGAAGGCTTCTCAGCTGCACCGCTCAACGGCGACATGAACCAGCAGGCGCGTGAGCGCACAGTAGACCGTCTAAAGAGCGGCTTACTAGATATCGTTATCGCAACTGACGTTGCGGCACGTGGTCTTGACGTAGAGCGTCTAAGCCTGGTTGTTAACTACGATATCCCACAAGACTGTGAAGCTTATGTTCACCGTATCGGTCGTACCGGCCGTGCTGGTCGTCAAGGTAAAGCAATCTTGTTCGTGAAGAACAACGAGCGTTATTTACTTAAAAACATCATGCGCCATACGCGCTCTGATATTGCACAGGTTGAATTACCAAGTGCGAAAGTCGTTGAAGAAAAGCGTATTGGTGCATTAGAGACTAAGATCTCTACAGCGCTTGAGCACAAAGACATTGAGTTCTTCTCAAAAGTGGCATCAGGCCTTGCACAAAAGCTAGAGCTGAGCCAAGAAGACTTAGCAGCAGCGCTATTGTGTCTTGCACAGCAGCAAACGCCGCTGAAAGTTGAAGATATTCAAATTCAACAACGTGAGCGTAGAGAACGTGACGACCGTCGTGGCGAGCGTCGCGAAAGAGATGGTAGCCGTGGTGAACGTGGCGAGCGTGGTGAACGCAAATCTCGTAGCCGTGATCGTGCATCAGGTCCAATGGATACTTACCGCATCGAAGTGGGTCGTGATCATGGTGTTCAGGTTAAGAACATCGTTGGTGCTATCGCAAACGAAGCGGATATCTCAAGCAAGTTCATCGGTGAAATCCGTCTGTTCAATGAACACAGCACGGTTCAATTGCCGCAGAATATGCCAAGTGATGTACTTAGCCACTTCAAGAGCGTTCACATCTGTCAACGCCCTATGAACATGACTAAGAGCACTCACCCTGCTGACCAAGGTCAAGGCAGAGGCGAAGAGCAAAGAGACCGTAAGCGTAGCTTTAAAGACCCACGTAGTGGCGGTGGCGATAAACGCCGTCCTGAAGGTCAAAGAAGAGAAAAGCGCGAAAGAAAAGAAATTAGCTTTTCTTAA
- a CDS encoding TonB-dependent receptor plug domain-containing protein, translating into MRHAPHFTLSKISLLVLCTTLGNHALADEEKIEHIEVIYKRSSVISEITEDAQKLVDMPGAMGDPLRAAFALPGVVAAGGSMGAPAVRGSSPDDNIFEVDFMPAGYIFHDFGSSIFNRNTIQDFQLNSAGFGTSYSNATGAVFDVTLRNPKYQNIATTLDLTMFNAGIFVEGKATENSAFYVSARKSTLPLFFSDGEELEDDDGKPTGITINDPPDDHDYQAKWLWDINANNTLTVNINGAEDSVAAGFSGASDLALKTPEYQGDARYIRKFNSQNILWDHYAKDLHIRAGVGYLNHQATMRYGQRATLSDGYFENFEEEQLSYKVRASYKLNKEQRVIADAGYYDKKSTYRYDAFNYVCTEFDPDCDLNKGERIKGTSSAGTDSAFIGVNHVWQFSPNWQSELGIVGEYYDYSDETIVHPRLALNYFYNDDTVISAKAGTYTRIQDLEYILPVVGNPELEAQRSTHYTLGFKQELDNEWSYSVETYYKTMDDLPKSAPLSQVNYINGTSGTAYGVDFIVNKNKTDDWYGWIAVSLAKSEREDELTGIKRDYYADTPFILNAVFHYDFGGKWSGGFNFTARSGQAYTPIVGVKENPEFANRYLPVYGDPFSERFDTYHRLDIRFERKTELFGLDGKLILELMNAYGQDNTAYVDLDYDRVKSINDLYIEEESDDFEMRPSIGFSVTF; encoded by the coding sequence ATGCGCCACGCCCCACACTTTACGCTCAGTAAAATTTCACTCCTCGTGCTCTGCACTACCCTTGGCAATCATGCATTAGCCGATGAGGAGAAAATTGAACACATCGAAGTTATTTATAAACGCAGCTCAGTTATTTCAGAAATTACCGAAGATGCGCAAAAACTTGTAGACATGCCAGGAGCCATGGGCGACCCGCTCAGGGCTGCTTTTGCTCTACCTGGCGTTGTTGCTGCGGGTGGTTCTATGGGCGCACCTGCCGTGCGAGGTTCTTCTCCTGACGACAATATCTTTGAAGTGGACTTTATGCCCGCAGGATATATCTTTCACGATTTCGGCAGCTCTATTTTCAACCGCAATACAATTCAAGATTTTCAGCTGAATTCTGCCGGATTTGGTACCAGTTACAGCAATGCCACTGGTGCCGTGTTTGACGTCACGCTGCGTAATCCAAAATACCAAAATATTGCCACCACACTTGATTTAACCATGTTTAACGCAGGTATTTTTGTTGAAGGTAAAGCAACTGAAAATTCTGCATTCTATGTGTCAGCAAGAAAAAGTACCCTACCGCTGTTTTTCAGTGATGGCGAGGAGCTTGAGGACGATGATGGCAAGCCAACAGGGATCACCATTAACGATCCACCGGATGATCACGATTACCAAGCCAAGTGGCTGTGGGATATCAATGCAAATAATACCTTAACGGTAAATATCAATGGCGCGGAGGATTCGGTTGCGGCTGGGTTTTCAGGCGCGTCAGATCTTGCCCTTAAAACCCCAGAATATCAGGGCGATGCTCGCTATATTCGTAAATTTAATAGTCAGAACATATTGTGGGACCACTACGCCAAAGACCTACATATTCGCGCAGGCGTCGGTTATCTCAATCACCAAGCCACTATGCGCTATGGTCAACGCGCGACTTTATCTGATGGCTACTTTGAAAATTTTGAAGAAGAACAACTCAGTTATAAAGTACGAGCCAGTTATAAACTAAATAAAGAGCAACGTGTCATTGCAGATGCCGGCTACTACGACAAAAAATCCACCTACCGCTACGATGCTTTTAACTATGTTTGCACCGAGTTTGACCCCGACTGTGACCTAAATAAAGGAGAAAGGATTAAGGGCACATCGAGTGCTGGAACAGATTCTGCCTTTATTGGGGTTAATCACGTTTGGCAATTTTCACCAAACTGGCAAAGTGAATTAGGAATAGTGGGTGAATATTATGACTACAGTGATGAGACGATTGTCCATCCACGCCTTGCGCTCAATTACTTCTATAACGATGACACAGTGATCTCAGCCAAGGCTGGCACTTACACCCGCATTCAAGACCTTGAATACATATTACCTGTTGTTGGTAACCCGGAACTTGAAGCTCAGCGTTCAACTCACTATACCTTAGGTTTTAAACAGGAGTTGGATAATGAGTGGTCATATTCCGTCGAGACCTATTATAAAACCATGGATGACCTGCCAAAAAGTGCCCCCTTATCTCAAGTAAACTATATCAATGGGACTTCCGGTACAGCCTACGGTGTTGATTTTATTGTTAACAAAAACAAAACCGATGACTGGTATGGTTGGATTGCTGTAAGCCTTGCAAAAAGTGAGCGTGAGGATGAGCTAACTGGCATTAAGCGTGACTATTATGCCGATACCCCTTTTATTCTGAATGCCGTGTTCCACTATGACTTTGGTGGAAAGTGGTCTGGAGGCTTTAACTTTACCGCTCGCAGCGGTCAAGCCTATACCCCAATTGTGGGTGTAAAAGAGAATCCTGAATTTGCGAACCGCTACTTGCCTGTGTATGGCGACCCATTCTCAGAGCGTTTTGACACTTATCACCGCCTAGATATTCGTTTTGAACGCAAAACAGAATTATTTGGTCTCGATGGCAAGCTAATTTTGGAGCTAATGAATGCATATGGCCAAGACAATACTGCCTATGTTGACCTTGACTACGATAGAGTCAAATCAATCAATGATTTATATATAGAAGAGGAAAGCGATGACTTTGAAATGCGTCCTTCTATTGGCTTCAGCGTAACATTTTAA
- a CDS encoding TlpA family protein disulfide reductase: MLKLLGQAFIIVLVFFAVSAYQERNMLADSGEQTAPPFHLPILQSKQTYSSIQLKGQQSIVYFFAPWCGVCRVSMPNIDKLHQQGKVKAVAIALDYRSTEEVTKFVSDLQLDMPVLLGNQTTAQAYKVQAYPTYYVLDEDFKITERSVGYSSEIGIRARL; encoded by the coding sequence ATGCTCAAACTACTTGGCCAAGCCTTCATCATTGTGCTGGTGTTCTTCGCCGTCTCAGCCTATCAAGAAAGAAACATGCTTGCCGACTCGGGAGAACAAACGGCGCCGCCATTTCACCTACCCATTTTACAATCCAAGCAAACTTATTCCTCTATTCAGCTTAAAGGTCAACAAAGTATCGTGTATTTTTTTGCGCCTTGGTGCGGCGTATGTCGAGTGAGCATGCCGAATATTGATAAACTACATCAGCAAGGCAAAGTCAAAGCAGTAGCGATTGCGTTGGATTATCGTTCCACCGAAGAAGTAACAAAGTTTGTCAGCGATCTACAATTAGACATGCCCGTCTTACTCGGCAATCAGACCACGGCACAAGCGTACAAAGTGCAGGCTTACCCTACCTATTATGTACTTGATGAAGACTTCAAAATAACCGAGCGCTCTGTTGGTTACTCATCCGAGATAGGGATCCGAGCGAGATTGTAA
- a CDS encoding M90 family metallopeptidase, which produces MIEILLIVGLILFVSLYWNWEKIQRLQWQRKYRDQTLSASDKQVLLKYMPIYRKMTDADRTQLEKHIVWFLGEKRVLGRDGLTVSRPMTLIIAADACLLVLKQAWPLYPNVKEILLYPSSYYAPQTARDGAGLVSFHQTVRQGESWPGGTLVLSWHDVLEGNRLPEDGHNLVFHEFAHQLDQQTGATNGTPALPVGMSYQDWGRVLSKAYKHLKMQLSYNMPHAIHSYGATNEAEFFAVVTETFIEKPHELKQENPELYNLLKDYYQFEPRDWQ; this is translated from the coding sequence ATGATAGAAATATTGCTTATTGTCGGCCTTATTCTATTTGTTTCTCTGTATTGGAACTGGGAAAAAATTCAAAGACTGCAGTGGCAAAGGAAATACCGAGATCAAACACTTAGCGCGTCAGATAAGCAAGTATTGCTAAAATACATGCCTATCTATCGTAAGATGACAGATGCTGACCGCACACAGTTAGAAAAACATATTGTCTGGTTTCTTGGCGAGAAGCGGGTATTGGGTAGGGATGGGTTAACGGTGTCACGACCGATGACCTTAATTATTGCTGCAGATGCCTGTTTACTGGTTCTTAAGCAAGCTTGGCCACTCTATCCCAACGTCAAAGAAATATTACTGTATCCCAGTAGCTATTACGCGCCACAAACTGCTAGAGATGGTGCTGGTTTGGTTAGTTTTCACCAAACCGTTCGTCAAGGAGAGTCTTGGCCTGGAGGTACTTTAGTACTGAGTTGGCACGATGTACTTGAGGGAAATCGATTGCCTGAGGATGGTCACAACTTAGTATTTCATGAGTTCGCCCATCAACTTGACCAACAAACTGGTGCGACGAATGGAACGCCTGCGTTACCTGTAGGAATGAGTTACCAAGACTGGGGGAGGGTGCTATCAAAGGCCTACAAGCACTTAAAAATGCAGCTGTCTTACAATATGCCTCATGCTATTCATTCATACGGCGCAACAAACGAAGCGGAGTTTTTCGCCGTGGTCACAGAAACCTTTATTGAAAAGCCCCATGAACTCAAACAGGAAAACCCAGAGCTATATAATTTGTTAAAAGACTACTATCAGTTTGAACCAAGAGATTGGCAATAA